A single genomic interval of Hevea brasiliensis isolate MT/VB/25A 57/8 chromosome 4, ASM3005281v1, whole genome shotgun sequence harbors:
- the LOC110642418 gene encoding glycylpeptide N-tetradecanoyltransferase 1 — MGDSNSYSPPGSPKENPDHDSQKKPITKDDGTLETIVRRIQDSISKGKKHKFWETQPVGQFKDIGDTSLAEGPIEPPTQLSDVKQEAYNLPSPYEWTTCDMDLEETCAEVYNLLKNNYVEDDENMFRFNYSKEFLRWALRPPGYYKSWHIGVRAKASKKLVAFITGVPARIRVRNEVVKMAEINFLCVHKKLRSKRLAPVMIKEVTRRVHLENIWQAAYTAGVVLPTPITTCQYWHRSLNPKKLIDVGFSRLGARMTMSRTIKLYKLPDSPATPGFRKMELCDVPAVTRLLRGYLSQFVVAPAFDENDVEHWLLPTENVVDSYLVESQESHEITDFCSFYTLPSSVLGNQNYSTLKAAYSFYNVATRTPLLQLMSDALIVAKQKDFDVFNALDVMQNQSFLKELKFGPGDGQLHYYLYNHRIRNGVTPSELGLVLL, encoded by the coding sequence ATGGGTGATAGCAATAGTTATTCGCCTCCTGGGTCCCCTAAAGAAAACCCAGATCATGATTCTCAGAAAAAACCAATTACCAAGGATGATGGAACACTGGAGACCATAGTCCGTAGGATCCAGGACTCGATTTCTAAAGGCAAGAAACACAAATTTTGGGAAACCCAACCCGTAGGTCAATTCAAAGACATTGGGGACACAAGTTTGGCTGAGGGCCCTATTGAGCCTCCGACTCAATTGTCTGACGTGAAGCAAGAAGCTTACAATCTCCCTAGCCCATATGAATGGACCACTTGTGACATGGACTTGGAAGAGACTTGCGCCGAGGTTTACAATCTCTTGAAGAATAATTATGTCGAGGATGATGAGAACATGTTTAGATTCAATTACTCCAAAGAGTTCTTAAGATGGGCTCTGCGCCCTCCTGGTTATTATAAAAGCTGGCACATTGGGGTCCGTGCCAAAGCTTCAAAGAAGCTCGTTGCTTTTATAACAGGTGTGCCTGCAAGGATTAGGGTGCGTAATGAAGTTGTGAAAATGGCTGAGATCAATTTCTTATGTGTTCATAAGAAGCTCAGGTCAAAGAGACTTGCCCCAGTTATGATTAAGGAGGTTACCAGGAGGGTTCATTTGGAGAATATCTGGCAAGCTGCTTACACTGCTGGAGTAGTTCTTCCAACACCAATAACAACTTGTCAGTATTGGCATAGGTCTTTGAATCCAAAGAAGCTTATTGATGTTGGCTTCTCTAGGCTTGGAGCGAGAATGACCATGAGCAGAACCATAAAACTTTACAAGTTACCAGATTCACCAGCTACTCCTGGATTTAGAAAAATGGagctctgtgatgtaccagctgttaCACGATTGCTCAGAGGCTACTTGAGCCAGTTTGTTGTTGCTCCAGCTTTTGATGAGAATGATGTGGAGCACTGGCTTCTTCCGACCGAGAATGTGGTTGATAGTTACTTGGTTGAGAGCCAAGAGTCTCATGAGATTACTGACTTCTGCAGTTTCTACACTCTTCCATCGTCTGTCCTTGGCAACCAGAATTACTCGACTTTGAAAGCTGCTTATTCATTTTACAATGTGGCTACTAGGACTCCACTTCTTCAGTTGATGAGTGATGCGCTTATTGTTGCTAAGCAAAAGGATTTTGATGTTTTTAATGCATTAGATGTCATGCAAAATCAGTCTTTCCTGAAAGAGCTGAAATTTGGACCTGGTGATGGGCAACTTCATTATTATCTTTATAATCATCGGATACGAAATGGTGTTACACCATCAGAACTTGGGCTTGTACTCTTGTAG